One genomic segment of Hordeum vulgare subsp. vulgare chromosome 2H, MorexV3_pseudomolecules_assembly, whole genome shotgun sequence includes these proteins:
- the LOC123424362 gene encoding receptor like protein kinase S.2-like, which yields MALWTGLGQAATVAQLVGADVGGLISMIVQAAMTARQNRSECEQLARRVLMIAQLLPHVQEPEAAQPLAGLGDTLRDAHELVVSCQGRSAAYQFVMAGRTAERFREVQGKIDSYLILFPVISHIGITRRLQRIYNVLVPDDSTRDEPPSLLPQSLQLQESTELAREVLPHGIQEFTLPEIMAATNSFAPNTVIGEGGSGKVYMGRLYDGRKVAIKRFNNDDYQVEDFNSELDILSRLRHKHIICILGSCLSVSKDKRLLVTLQKKKRDLLTRWRKEQQVPEEQEGPEQRERLIVYEYMENGTLSNHLHPDPGDSTLSPVTASWKMRMDVLLGVSRAIEHLHCHANPPIIHRDIKSANILFDANWVPRLSDFGISVLWDMLTEECFEEPGFAGTSGYLDPEYLHTFRVKPASDVYSLGVVIHEVLTGKRPYSRGEEEMYRDMVSFALPIIEAGNIEDLLDRRPLPEPTPWQLHALKRVAQIARCCVRLAGKDRPAISDIVANLEMAHELICRDEPGLVDEPCLWPFLKNVEDSPDSPHASNVSSNSPDSPRRLQRIYNVLVPDDSTRDEPASPLPQSLQLQESTELAQEVLPHGIQEFTLPEIMAATNSFAPNTVIGEGGSGKVYMGRLYDGREVAIKRFNNDDYQVEDFNSELDILSRLRHKHIICILGSCLSVSKDKRLLVTLQKKKRDLLTRWRKEQQVPEEQEGPEQRERLIVYEYMENGTLSNHLHPDPGDSTLSPVTASWKMRMDVLLGVSRAIEHLHCHANPPIIHRDIKSANILFDANWVPRLSDFGISVLWDMATEECFEEPGFAGTLGYLDPEYLHTFRVMPASDVYSLGVVILEVLTGKRLYSRGEEEMYRDMVSFALPIIEAGNIEDLLDRRPLTEPTPWQLHALKRVAQIARCCVRLAGKDRPAISDIVANLEMAHELICRHEPGLVDEPCLWPFLKNVED from the exons ATGATCGCGCAGCTGCTGCCGCACGTGCAGGAGCCGGAGGCGGCTCAGCCGCTAGCCGGGCTGGGCGACACGCTCCGGGACGCCCACGAGCTCGTCGTGTCCTGCCAGGGGAGGAGCGCAGCGTACCAGTTCGTCATGGCCGGCAGGACGGCCGAAAGGTTCAGGGAGGTGCAGGGCAAGATCGACTCCTACCTCATCCTCTTCCCAGTGATCAGCCACATCGGCATCACACGCCGCCTCCAACGGATCTACAACGTCCTTGTGCCAGATGACTCAACTAGAGATGAACCGCCGTCTCTACTTCCACAGTCGTTGCAGCTGCAG GAGTCTACAGAGCTTGCTCGGGAGGTACTGCCGCACGGAATTCAGGAATTCACGTTGCCGGAGATCATGGCTGCCACCAATAGCTTCGCCCCTAACACCGTGATCGGTGAGGGCGGCTCCGGAAAGGTGTACATGGGCAGGCTGTACGATGGACGAAAGGTGGCCATCAAGCGCTTCAATAACGATGACTACCAGGTAGAGGACTTCAACTCAGAGCTCGACATCCTATCACGGCTCCGACACAAACACATCATCTGCATCCTTGGATCATGTCTGAGTGTGAGCAAGGACAAGCGCCTGTTAGTCACtctgcaaaagaaaaaaagggacctGCTAACCAGGTGGAGAAAGGAGCAGCAAGTGCCAGAAGAGCAGGAAGGGCCAGAACAGCGGGAGAGGCTAATCGTCTACGAGTACATGGAGAACGGCACGCTCTCCAACCACCTGCATCCTGATCCAGGGGACTCCACCTTGTCGCCGGTGACGGCGTCCTGGAAGATGCGCATGGATGTGCTCCTGGGTGTGTCCCGTGCCATCGAGCACCTGCACTGTCATGCCAACCCACCGATCATCCACCGGGACATCAAATCAGCTAACATCCTTTTTGATGCCAATTGGGTGCCGCGTTTGTCCGACTTCGGCATTTCGGTCCTCTGGGACATGTTGACTGAGGAATGCTTTGAGGAGCCCGGCTTTGCAGGCACATCGGGGTACCTCGACCCTGAGTATTTGCACACATTTCGTGTGAAGCCGGCGAGCGATGTGTACAGCCTGGGCGTGGTCATACACGAGGTTTTGACAGGGAAAAGGCCGTATTcccgaggagaggaggagatgtaTAGAGATATGGTATCCTTTGCACTACCCATCATCGAGGCTGGTAATATTGAGGACTTGTTGGACAGGCGACCTTTACCGGAGCCAACGCCATGGCAGCTACATGCGTTGAAACGTGTAGCGCAGATTGCACGTTGCTGCGTAAGGTTGGCTGGGAAGGACCGGCCGGCCATATCAGACATTGTTGCCAACCTCGAGATGGCGCACGAGTTGATCTGCAGGGACGAGCCAGGTTTAGTTGACGAGCCATGTCTGTGGCCCTTTCTCAAAAATGTTGAAGACTCACCGGACTCGCCACATGCCAGCAACGTGTCATCGAACTCGCCAGACTCGCCACGCCGCCTCCAACGGATCTACAACGTCCTTGTGCCAGATGACTCAACTAGAGATGAACCGGCGTCTCCACTTCCACAGTCGTTGCAGCTGCAG GAGTCTACAGAGCTTGCTCAGGAGGTACTGCCGCACGGAATTCAGGAATTCACGTTGCCGGAGATCATGGCTGCCACCAATAGCTTCGCCCCTAACACCGTGATCGGTGAGGGCGGCTCCGGAAAGGTGTACATGGGCAGGCTCTATGATGGACGAGAGGTGGCCATCAAGCGCTTCAATAACGATGACTACCAGGTAGAGGACTTCAACTCAGAGCTCGACATCCTATCACGGCTCCGACACAAACACATCATCTGCATCCTTGGATCGTGTCTGAGTGTGAGCAAGGACAAGCGCCTGTTAGTCACtctgcaaaagaaaaaaagggacctGCTAACCAGGTGGAGAAAGGAGCAGCAAGTGCCAGAAGAGCAGGAAGGGCCAGAACAGCGGGAGAGGCTAATCGTCTACGAGTACATGGAGAACGGCACGCTCTCCAACCACCTGCATCCTGATCCAGGGGACTCCACCTTGTCGCCGGTGACGGCGTCCTGGAAGATGCGCATGGATGTGCTCCTGGGTGTGTCCCGTGCCATCGAGCACCTGCACTGTCATGCCAACCCACCGATCATCCACCGGGACATCAAATCAGCTAACATCCTTTTTGATGCCAATTGGGTGCCGCGTTTGTCCGACTTCGGCATTTCGGTCCTCTGGGACATGGCGACTGAGGAATGCTTTGAGGAGCCCGGCTTTGCAGGCACATTGGGGTACCTCGACCCTGAGTATTTGCACACATTTCGTGTGATGCCGGCGAGCGATGTGTACAGCCTGGGCGTGGTCATACTCGAGGTTTTGACAGGGAAAAGGCTGTATTcccgaggagaggaggagatgtaTAGAGATATGGTATCCTTTGCACTACCCATCATCGAGGCTGGTAATATTGAGGACTTGTTGGACAGGCGACCTTTAACGGAGCCAACGCCGTGGCAGCTACATGCGTTGAAACGTGTGGCGCAGATTGCACGTTGCTGCGTGAGGCTGGCTGGGAAGGACCGGCCGGCCATATCAGACATTGTTGCCAACCTCGAGATGGCGCACGAGTTGATCTGCAGGCACGAGCCAGGTTTAGTTGACGAGCCATGTCTGTGGCCCTTTCTCAAAAATGTTGAAGACTGA